The segment gtgcaaataaaaatgcaactttAGATTAATCGCTGTCACAtatgtgttgttttttatgTAATATGTTGCATAACTAGAATGGCAAATGAAAGCAGTAGACATTTTGTCATTCatgagttttctttttttttaaaaaaaaaaaaatactgtttttaagtAGTTTTAAAGAAGGGTGCATGTTTATGTAATTTTCAAATGCTGGTTTAAAAATAAGTTTCAGACAATAATAATGCCATTCCAGGAGGCTTAATGCAATGTAAAATAGCACTTTTTAAAAGAGATTTAATTTTCATTAATCTTGTCAATTGGCAAAGGCAAGCATGGGTTACTGCGATCAAGTCCAGTTTCAACACAGGAAGGGACCTGAGGCACATGACGTACGCATCAAcagtgtgatggtcaggagcAGAACcgagagaaagaataaataaataaaaagtcattaaaatatattaaatcatTCACAGACACTAATATTAGTCCCAATTGAGCTCCACATCTCCACATCAACATCATAAAAGTTCTTATTGCTTTTAAGTTTCTGACTCTGCAGTAGAcacaaaataacatttaagCTCACATTTGAAGACCAAAAAGAAAGGTTTGCACTTTGAGActttacatttatgaatatggTACTTTGCTAATATATgagatttaatatttataattatatatatgagatttatgaagaaaaatgtaCCATTTCTTCTTTCATATTCcagataaacaaaaataacatttcTATAAGTAAAACGAAAATTGGGGTTCACATAACCCTGAATGAATTCAAGAATATCATACCAGAATTTAGCAGTGTGGGTACAGCACCATAACAAATGGAAGTAAACCAGTAAATTACTGTTttgtcacactctctctctctctctctctctctctctctctctctctatatatatatatatatatatatatatatatatatatatatgcacaacTTTGTTTTGAATTTCTACACTAaagattttatataatatttatataatattaaatatatagcTTAATATACTCTCTTATAAGCAAGTTGTAACAATAAGCAGGACCCATTTAAAGTGTtgaaaaatttgtttttttgcttgagTCAAGAAGATGGTTTGCCAAAAGCACTCGATAACAAATAAGAGACACGACTTTATACACAGACTCTCTTCATatgagtcatttattttttcatttgttgatAGGTTTTGATTGATACCCTTGCAACATGgtacattatgtaatataatatatgtaaataagggTAACTTTACCAGTTGTTCATAGACAGAAAGTGTTGTACCAGTTTGAATTATTATAAAGACAACCAGTATAGATACTGCACGTGAACATCTATTTTCCTCTCGCAGTTGTAGTTTACCACATGCATCTTTCTGTGCACTCAAAATATGTTCTTCCATGTGCAGAAATCTGGCACAAAAATAACACCATACGTTACATACAGGAAGTGTACTTACAATAAACAGTAGATTTTCAAACAATCAACCATAcattcaaaagtaattggattAAGAACTTGTATTTCTATTAATGACTTACCCTGGTTCTGGACCTAATCTGGTGACCTTAAATTATTATTGTCTTGTCATCTTAAATGTTGTAAACTACATATCAACTTCTCAGATTTTCATAAACAATCTCTTGATTCATGGAAGATTGCATGCAAACATAATTTTAATATTACAGATAGGTGCAACGATTTCCATAATAGACTTTATTAAGTTTGCCAAAAGTATCCTGTCAGTTTAAAATCTTAAATTGGAGCACAACTATGTTATGTTATTTTGTCTAATCACATTCTCATACATTCAGTTAATGGTGTTAATATTCTAGACAAGAAATGTAATAATCTGTTCATTAGATATGCTCTTCTTTCAGATCAAGTGAATTTAACTAGAGTACACTCTAAATGGAGTATTTGTTATCCGAACTCTAATATAAGTAATTTATGGTGTTCTCCTCACAAACTTCTTATCACAAATAAAATTACTCTTACAATAATTTCTTAAGCTGTTACTTTGAGCGTGAATCTCCTTTGTGCAGTAGAAAACAGTAGAAACAGTTTTGCATTTGTATTATCATGGTCTCTACTCTAAATCTTTTTGTattccatattattattattttttttatgttttaacaaATTGGTACAGATTACAGGAACTATGATTTTTCTTTCAGATATTCATTCAAATGATGTTATTTTTACTacactttattattactttGTCTTCTGGGTAAATTTCATCTTCACAAAAACAGAGCAATACAATCtaattataaaatgttttctgctgatgtaaaatacatttttgcctCATTTGAGAATATGTATAAACCTCTGAACAACAAAACATCTAAAACATATAATATTCTTAAGActgtcataataataaaaatgtgttcagGTATTGCTAATTAATGTTTTGTGGTTAACTGTTTTATGTATATTGTGCCTTATGTTCCTATTATTGTTGTACATTGTAAATGGTTATCACtttatataacaacaacaacaacaataataataataataataataataataataataataataataataataataataaggctcGTCTTGTTGATCATTAGTCAGCTGACCGGAAATAACGCAGGACTTCCGCGTTGAGTCTCGCTGGATGTCAGTGAGCATGCGCGACGTCATAGCGGAAGTAAAGTAAACTGGTTATCACCATAAAATTGGTGACTTGTTTCGTCGGCTTGGAAGTTGAAATACATTAATTATCTGTTTATTCAAATTATGGCTGTAAACGAAAATGCTCTTCGGAAAATGCTGGCTAAGGTATTTAACGTCGTGTTCGTGAAACTCTTTCGAAGTGTGTTCctgttattattttccatttgttAAAACTGAAaggtttctttttcttgtttagAGTTATAAATACAGAGACCTGACCATTAGGGATGTCACTAATGTGACAAATCAGTACAAGGACCTGAAGACTGTGATGGACATTTATGGTAAGTTTAAACTATTGATTAGTAGTTTTAAGTAAAATTGGTGTATAGCGTTGAGAATGTAAACAACGATGACATCAGTTAAGGCAAGACACTACAAGTCaggggtttattttattttattttttagatttgaTAAACTGCATATGTAACACGTCTTCTCTTAAACTATCAAAACTcaatagaaaaaaatgtttatttcaatgTTTATGTCCACTCACGACTTATTATCTGAAACTTGGCAATATCGATTAATaatttaagctccgcccactcgcGCTATTCACATCATATATCCCtgcctatatatataaataatttgcaGCATGCGGTAAAACCAGATGTATATAACAtgtttatatgtaatatatttctTTTGGTTGTGACTGATTTCTTAACTTTTCTGTCTTACAACACAACTTTTCACAGTGTTCAACGATGGCAACAACAGAGAGTTACTAAGTCTTACAGGAACTGTACCAGTGAACTTTAAAGGTGAGGAAAACAAGAACGTACACATGACCTGATGGTTACATGAGCTCCTTCAGTCATTTAATAAATCATTGTCATGTTAAATGAAAACGTACAAGATATAATTAAGTGTAATTTGTGTCCATTTAaaaccatatacagtatacccAACAGCGTCTGATTTTGATAAGAAGGTACAATGCATCAGGGCACTATTGCTAACGGGCTTACGCCACACACTaacttatctatctatcaatctatgcatttattaatttattaatttgcCTTGGAGATCTTGATAGATTTGTTGTGTGTAGATGGACTTTTAAGGATGTACCAGTCTGATCCTGAGTGTCAGTATCAGGGCCAATACTGGATCATTAACTAGttggatttgatttattttacaatcCAATTCACTGACACATtttatgtatgaatgtgtgtgatatgTACTGACTTGCATGTGGTCATACAGCATATGTTGTGCAtcccagtcagtttaatcaccgttctaaattAATGCGTTGGGTATAAACGGTTGTAACCATTGTAACATACAGTTACCgttgcatacagtagttaaactctggttattctctcactctctctctctcgctgtaaTAGCTACTTATTATAattctttcaaataaatgtaatcccATTTCACTACAACTTTATCTCTGTGTTCGATTTACAGCAGGCAGAATTATAGTTCGAATGACCTGTATATAAAACAAGAAATGATAATAAAccattatttttatcctttcagtcaaattttgcactgcaaacatcaacGACAGTTTTAAACAGAATGGTATAAACAGAATAATCCATGGCCAGGTGTCCGTTACGCAATCTTAATGCACATCTAGAAGGAGAAgcagaagcctttatttgtcacatatgcatcactgtgctgtaatatatatcAAAGCTTGTTGGGGTCAGagtacagggtcagccatgataaggcagagagggttaagtgctttcctcaagggcccaacagttgAAGCTGGGCTGAAtgcctgaccttctgatcagtaacccagacccTTAACCATTGAACCACCACTAGCTGTGGATTATCCATTACTTAAAGCGTTCTTTCATCACAATACTAAAAGATGTGGTAGAgtattgaaaatggaaaaagggGTTTCTATGCAACTATGGAAAGTCATGGGTTCTGTTGTAGTCGTTGGTGAATGTTTGGCTTGgcactttttcttcacatttgcttgttttcattttttaggAACTGTATACAACATTCCCATTTGCCTGTGGCTGCTAGACACCTATCCATACAATCCTCCCATCTGCTTTGTCAAGCCCACCAGTGCCATGATGATCAAAACAGGGAAACATGTCGATGCCAATGGAAAAATCTACCTCCCGTATTTGCATGAATGGAAACATGTAAGTTGGTTAATTTTACACATAGGCAATTTTTTTGTAACTTTCTTTCATGCTTTACCAAGGTGATATACCTTGGTATAACAAAATCTAAAAACTTTCCAGAAGTGATGAGAGCagtaaaaaaatcaaaattatGCTCTGATAAGtagtatattaaaatatttgtggGAAGTGATGCATTGTCATTTGTCAGGATCCACTTTTCATGCATAATAtttccaaaaaatttttttgtttttctgttggtTTAGCCGGAGTCAGATTTGTTTGGGCTGATCCAGGTGATGATTGTGGTTTTTGGAGAAGAGCCACCAGTTTTTGCCAGGCCCACCACACAGACCGCTTATCCAGGATTCCAAGCTGCTGGTCCACCTAACAGTGTGTTGAGATTTTTACTGaacatcatattattattactattgttatcaGGGGTTTTTTCAGCATTTGGTGTTTGGCTCTTTTGGTCAtcaaaaatttgtgatgcagaTTAGTGCTtcttaagtgttttttttttttcactgaaaaaGTCATCTAACTGTTGTGTTGTtcggatgtttttatttttattgtagcTTCCTACCTGCCAAACACACCAAATACTCCATTTGGCCAGAGTTACTCTCCTAACCCAGGgtaaaaaaaactctttaaaGTTTGTTTCTTGTGCTTATATGATTAAATCTGATTGAAAGGTCTACAACCTTCTTCTTAATGTTTCTTTTAGAGGGTTTCAAGGTTATCCCTACCCTGCTGCCACTTCTGGATACCCAGCCACATCTGGAACACCACACTATACTCCCACCACAGCTGGAGGTAAGTTATACAAACCCTGAGCGTACTTTTGCATGCCGTCCAACCTTCAGAAATGACAGCTGGCAAAATTAACTCGTTTACATGTCCCAGGTCCCAGTCGTGATGCCACCATTGGTGAGGACACAATCCGAGCATCTCTGGTGTCTGCAGTGAGCGATAAGCTGCGCTGGCGGATGAAGGAGGAGATGGACCGATCTCAGGCTGAACTGGATGCTCTCAAGAGGACCGAGGAGGACCTGAAAAAGGGACACCAGAAGCTGGAGGAGATGGTGTCCAAACTGGACCAAGAGATAGTATGTCCTTTTCTGTAGTGCGCATATAAAATAGGCACACCTGAATATATTCATGCATTTTCCAATCAGCCAagcatgtgacagcagcacaatgcaaatgcataaagtcatgcagacacagattcagttaatgttcacattctCAGAGTCAATGCATTCTCAGTGACGTTGACCATGGCAGGTTTGTatgatgggctggtttgagtgtttaagaaactgctgatctgagATTTCTACACACAACAGTGCCTAtagtttacacagaacggtgcaaaacaaaaaacatccacttAGAGGCAGTTCTGCAGACAGAAATGACTTGTTGATGAGCGAGGTCTGAAGAGAATGGCTAGAGTGGTTctagctgacagaaaggctaatGTAACTCAGATCAGCACTTTTCTGGTGAGCAGAAAACTATTCCAGAATGAAACTATTCCAGAACTATTCCAAAACAAGACATCAGATCTTCAGatggatgggctacaagagCAAAGACCACATCAGGCTCCAGTCCTGTCAGCTACGTACAGGAATTTGATGCTACATTGGGCACAGACTTACTTAAACTGGATGGTTGAAACAACTGTCGCCTAGTCTTTTTCCAAACTTCAGCTGctcagttttggtgagcctgtatttgcatgattttattcattgtgctgctgccacataatcggataattgcatgaacgtACAGGGGTACAGGCatttctataaagctgtaaAATGAATGGTTGTAGACATAATGCAGCTCTATTACTAGATTATTTTCTCTTTAATGGTTTAGGATTTATACTCTTGTGATCTAGCTGTATTGGAGAATAGTCTTATTTTCTCTTACTTGTCCAGGCTGATGTGGACAGAAACGTAGAACTGCTGAAGAAGAAGGATGAGGAGCTCACAGCTGCTCTGGACAAAATGGAGCAGCAATCAGAGAATAGTGATATCGATGAACTCCTCGTACCCACAGCGCCGCTATACCGCCAAATTCTGAACCTGTATGCTGAAGAGAACGCTATCGAAGACACTATCTTCTATCTGGGTGAGGCTCTACGCAGAGACATCATCGACTTGGACGTCTTCCTCAAGGTCAGTCCTTCTGCTGTCATCTCCCCTTTTAATGTTTCTTTATGTTGATAGTCTTTGCAGAGGTCAGACTTTTGGTTGAAGTCCAGTAGTGTTAGTCTAGTAGTTACTTTGAAGATCGTCGAacatccacaagacaagttagttcctttaATTACTTATTTTATAGTCGTTCCTTCACCTCAccaccttctctttttttcctctgcaaAGTCCTGAAGACTCCCATGAGCAAATAGTTActgactggagactccttccataaatctccTTACAATAAGCTTTGCCAAAGCAACCATTAGACATTTTCCTTTGTTCAGTAACATCACATTTTTTAATCAATTCATATGTGGAACATAAGAGTTACTGTGAATGAGCTATTACTGTGTAGAAACTATAACGATATTAGAACAAGTACCTTAagtaaacctgcgatttgcatTGTAGCCAGAATTCCcattagagctgctgttataaaaaataaattaattaatcaacactttttgaccaatcagatttgagaattcagcaacatcatattatagtatttatattacagtgtgtttaaaTTCTCAAAACTGATTGgatgtgcattattttcatataaccgCATGACTTGGACAGCAGTTCTGACTGTAACATGaatgataggtttatattaatgtgctttcTTCTGATATGTtattgttgctatagtaacagctcattcacagggataaagaaaaacattttgttctttAAGTTTTTTGTTAGGAGTCTTGGGCGTCAGAGCTTGGTAACAATCTAACTTCGGTTACAAAGTTTGCAagcatgggaaagtcttcaggacagagcttCTTGGGAAAATGACAACGACTGATTATCTTGATTTATTGTTAAtaaattgttaaaatgtgcaaagtggatttttaataaacaaaactttGTAATCGTTTTCAAATTGCTGTAGTACAAGTGTAATAACACGCTCCAGACCATGCAGTTATATGTAAATAGTCCACTTCGGGcaggtaacagtaactccgcttcacatCGTTCTGGATCACACGcgtgtggattattttcatataactgcaggtatggtgtgtgttattctttatatacagtactgtgcaaaagtctaaggaacatgcaaagatgccttcaaaataattcaaatgaaatgtttctacattatttcttttgtgtggttttattttaaggaaattagctggtaagttttCCTAagcagccacagttcttctggagattttaactgtcgcacttgcttcttatttttgtagcaaaacccaacagccttcattatgtttagttgttttagtttagttttttttttttagtttttgtttttgttttttgtctgaaaagtggtctcttacataatattcttctttctttactgacatacaaacatttaagTTTGTGCTGggaaactaatgtttggaaatctaaaatgtttttgtactgactccttaatatagaagtcataaaataaaaatgtacagcaAAGTttgaagtaaacaaaaaaataataacgataataaaaaaatcaggtgCCTAAGATCTCTGCACAGCACTGTATGCCACCGCAATATACAATCAAACAGACAGTTAAACCATAGCATGGGAGGTTTGTGGTTGGGGTTCACCAAAGTCAATAAACACACCAGAGTCAATGTTATGCAATTAGATATCAAATTTGAGCTaaattatttagtttatttttatttattcgagGAGGCCAAAAATTATGATAATGATTAAAACAGTGAATTGTTCCACACTAATATTGATGGTCtcctttatttctgttttaaatcatttgtcttcgttgtccacaatgtgtaCATATTCATCTTTTACAAATTGTTCAGGATAATATTAGAAGTGTGATTGTCTTGACTTACTGATAAACTATACAAAATAGCTTACAtattaagtgtgtgtatatatgtgtatatacagtatctcacaaaagtgagtacacccctcacatttttgtaaatatttgattatatcttttcatgtgacaacactatAGAAATGACACttagctacaatgtaaagtagtgagtgtacagcttgtgtaacagtgtaaatttgctgtccccccaaaataactcaacacacagccattaatgtctaaaccgctggcaacaaaactgagtacacccctaagtgaaaatgtctaaattaggcccaattagccattttccctccccggtgtcatgtgacttgttagtgttacaaggtctcaggtgtgaatgggaagcaggtgtgttaaatttggtgtcatcgctctcacactccctcatactggtcactggaagttcaacatggcacctcatggcaaagaactctctgaggatctgaaaaaaagaatggttgctctacataaagatggcctaggctataagaagattgccaagaccctgacactgagctgcagcacggtgggcaagaccatacagcggtttaagaggacaggttccactcagaacaggcctcgccatggtccaccaaagaagttgagtgcacgtgctcagcgtcatatccagaggttgtctttggggaaatagacgtatgagtgctgccagcattgctgcagaggttgaagggggggggtcagcctgtcagtgctcagaccgtacgccacacactgcatcaaattggtatGCATGGCTGTCCTCTTctaagatgatgcacaagaaaggaTGCAAAcaatttgctgaagacaagcagactaaggacattactggaaccatgtactgtggtctgatgagacaaagataaacttatttggttcagatggtgtcaagcgtgtgtggggcaaccaggtgaggagtacaaagacaagtgtgtcttgcctacagtcaagcatggtggtgggagtgtcatggtctggggctgcatgagtgctgccggcactcgggagctacagttcattgagggaaccatgaatgttaacatgtattgtgacataccaaaccctattgagcatctgtggggcatcctcaaacggaaggtggaggagcacaaggtctctaacatccaccagctcgtCGTCATGGagaagtggaagaggactccagtggcaacctgtgaagctctggtgaactccatgcccaagagggttaaggcagtgctggaaaataatggtggccacacaaaatattgacactttaggcccaatttggacattttcacttaggggtgtactcacttttgttgccagtggtttagacattaatggctgtgtgttgagttattttgaggggacagcaaatttacactgttacacaagctgtacactcactactttacattgtagcaaagtgtcatttcttcagtgttgtcacatgaaaagatataatcaaatatttacaaaaatgcgaggggtgtactcacttttgtgagatactgtgtgtgtgtgtgtgtgtatatgtatgtatgtatataatataatacaatataatataatataatataatataatattaaatgtgtgtgtatatatctgtgtgtgtgtatgtgtgtgcgtgtgtgtatgtgtgtgtgctgtatttaTATTGTAGCATGTGAGACTTCTCTCACGGAAGCAGTTCCAGTTGCGTGCTTTGATGCAGAAAGCCAGAAAAACTGCAGGCCTCAGCGACCTCTACTGACCAACTCAAAGCTCAACActtctctcctttttctctcttctattCTCTTTCTGTTCTATCTAACCCTGCAGCCAGTGCATTAAAAACACTTGAACTACAAACAAGTACCAGGTTTCACTTTATATAACAATCAAATATCAGCACACAGATTAGTATAGTGATGTTATTTTGTAGCATCAATCATGTCCGGACATTGATTTGAAGAgtaaagtttacacacacacaaacacacattttatttgacCTACCACTAGAATCTTAAGGGCATGGGAATCAAGAAATGATTAACACtgattgtgtttatttaaaaaaaaaaaaaagagaacactttattattattatatttttttgcattactATGTGAAGTGACCTTTCCAGATGATTTGTAGTGATAATTTTGACAATCACATGGGAGAGGGAAGGCAACTGATTGCAACTAATGTTGTTAACAAGGGTGTAGACATTTTTACCTtttgtactttcttttttttttgtctataacACTCAACAATCGTTTCAGACATGAATCACAGAAGATTTCCTCCTATCAGTTAAAGCACTTAAAGTTCTGATAGATTTAATAAGGCTCATGCTTAATCCATCCTTGCTATGCAAAtggaaaatatacagtacattccaaatcttgtggggtttttttttggttttgtgtgtgtgttattttatttgcttGAATATATTTGCACCCTTTTTGCATGATTTATGTCATGtaaacaaaatatgaaaaagttcatgcaaATTCTGTTGCTACCCGGGATTAATTCGGCTGTCTGATATTTACTAGTatatttacaacatataaatGACTCAGATCCTGTAAATGACTTCATGAGTTGCATGTTAATGACATCGCTTgagctttattattttatataactcTACACTTTGTCCtgcattactactactattagtatTCTTACAGTATCAATTGTAACATGAAATGATATTTTTCTCTTATTGCATTgtgtatattatttatgtttgtttttgggctttttatttttgttatattattattttttctatatACGTGCATACTTGAAAATAACATGAAAAGCACTCACACTTTACTCTTGTGAAGGGAATTTCCAAATTCTTATTACGTCCTTACTGTATGATGTAGTGGTCTGAAGAGATTTAATTAAACTCATGAAGCTTGTATAATTGCTGTGGTTCTTGCATCGTGCAGAACACTTTCCTCACAAATGTGATCTCAAATGCATCATTATGCATCGTTTGTGTGATTTGAAAAGAAATCATTTGGGCAGTGCGTCAGGTGAATGATGTACATATGAACATATCACAGAGACAGACCGATAATAGCTTTCAACCTTGCGGCATCGTGTCTCTCTAGTTTCTCAAACGTTTCTGTTTAAGATCGAAATCCCCGGAGGCGATGTGATGACTCGTAGACCTGTGAGTCTCAGAAATCTAGAGCTATGACACCGGCTTTACGTCTTCCCCGATGGGGGATCAGATGGTGAGGGTGGGAGGCTTTGTCCTGCTTTGAAGGGATTTATTCTTAGGGTGCATTTAATCAGGATACCGGGAGGTTCGCAAGTTCACTAGACCTTTAGCGCGTGATGCATGTGATGAAGTTGTGAAGCCCCTGGCTCTGGTATATAGTATGTCTATAGctgtttttaatgcacatttaatgtttgttttttgttttttgtattagATAACTTAAAAAATGATTTCCTGCTTGGATGAATCATATGCATAGAGAGAATATTTTAAAGAGATCATTTTGGAAGAAACGATCTGATGGTTGTAGATCTAAAACAGACTTTATTTAGCTGAAGCtcttttgatgacatcatcttGCAGAGCGTCTTCCCAATATCCTGAGCAAATGATGAAGTAAaattaaagtaattatttacaaattatttaaacatttgattgaAAATCTACAGTTTTAAAACCAGTGTGTCAGAAATCGTTCTTTAGAGCAATGCCACTGAAGAACTACTTTAAGTTCCCTGTTCATAATTAACGTTTTGTGTTACTGCCACAATAAAAAttaatggtgttttttttttttttttttttttttcttcctgtggCAGAACCAAAAGTGGTTAAAGATCTAGCACTTAACACATTATATTTGAACACTACAAGCTTGAGGGTATGGGAATCAAGAAATTATTAA is part of the Ictalurus punctatus breed USDA103 chromosome 27, Coco_2.0, whole genome shotgun sequence genome and harbors:
- the tsg101b gene encoding tumor susceptibility 101b (The RefSeq protein has 6 substitutions compared to this genomic sequence), which translates into the protein MAVNENTLRKMLAKSYKYRDLTIRDVTNVTNQYRDLKTVMDIYVFNDGNNRELLSLTGTVPVNFKGTVYNIPICLWLLDTYPYNPPICFVKPTSAMMIKTGKHVDANGKIYLPYLHEWKHPESDLFGLIQVMIVVFGEEPPVFARPTTQTAYPGFQAAGPPNASYLPNTPSTPFGQSYSPNPGGFQGYPYPAATSGYPATSGTPHYTPTTAGGPSRDATIGEDTIRASLVSAVSDKLRWRMKEKMDRSQAELDALKRTEEDLKKGHQKLEEMVSKLDQEIADVDRNVELQKKKDEELTAALDKMEQQSENSDIDELLVPTAPLYRQILNLYAEENAIEDTIFYLGEALRRDIIDLDVFLKHVRLLSRKQFQLRALMQKARKTAGLSDLY